In Sphingobium amiense, a genomic segment contains:
- a CDS encoding FAD-dependent oxidoreductase — MDKANILVIGGGIGGLTSAIALRREGFDVTVIERDPDWSVYGVGIIQQSNVLRAMHHLGLLDEYVASGAGFDTVEIFAPDGTKVAQVPSPRLVEGYPANMGVGRRALHKVLGDRTIGSGAIVRLGVTATAIEEREDGVAVRFSDGTSRNFDVVIGADGVYSQTRATIFPDAPQPEFTGQAVWRYNLPRTEGMDALQAYNGPIGVGLVPMSPEVMYLFATTPEPGNPRYPRDGLAAAMRSKLAAAAPQIRALAELITQDDAVVYRPLETLMIHGPWHKGRVVLLGDAVHATTPHLGQGAGMAIEDAIVLAEELARAETPQAAFTAYRERRYERCRYIVEQSLAICMGQIGRGPAVDNHKATAEMFAVVSQPI; from the coding sequence ATGGACAAGGCAAATATCCTCGTCATCGGCGGCGGCATAGGCGGCCTGACTTCCGCCATCGCGCTGCGCCGGGAAGGGTTCGACGTGACGGTCATCGAGCGCGATCCCGACTGGTCGGTTTATGGCGTGGGCATTATCCAGCAGTCGAACGTGCTGCGGGCCATGCATCATCTGGGGCTGCTCGACGAATATGTGGCGTCGGGCGCTGGCTTCGACACGGTCGAGATTTTCGCACCGGACGGGACGAAGGTGGCGCAGGTGCCCTCGCCCCGGCTGGTGGAAGGCTATCCGGCGAATATGGGCGTCGGGCGGCGGGCGCTGCACAAGGTGCTGGGCGACCGCACCATCGGGTCGGGCGCTATCGTCAGACTGGGGGTGACGGCGACCGCGATCGAGGAGCGGGAAGACGGCGTCGCCGTTCGCTTTTCGGACGGGACGAGCCGGAATTTCGATGTCGTCATCGGAGCGGACGGCGTCTATTCCCAGACACGCGCGACAATCTTTCCCGATGCGCCGCAGCCGGAATTTACGGGTCAGGCGGTGTGGCGTTACAATCTGCCGCGGACCGAAGGCATGGACGCGCTTCAGGCCTATAACGGTCCGATCGGCGTCGGACTGGTGCCGATGTCTCCGGAGGTCATGTATCTGTTCGCGACGACGCCGGAACCGGGCAACCCCCGCTACCCGCGCGACGGCCTTGCGGCGGCAATGCGGTCGAAGCTGGCCGCCGCCGCGCCTCAGATTCGCGCTCTTGCGGAGCTGATCACGCAGGACGATGCGGTCGTCTATCGCCCGCTCGAAACGCTGATGATCCATGGGCCATGGCACAAGGGCCGGGTCGTGCTGCTGGGCGACGCGGTTCATGCGACCACCCCGCATCTGGGCCAGGGCGCAGGGATGGCGATCGAGGACGCGATCGTTCTCGCCGAGGAACTGGCGAGAGCGGAGACACCGCAGGCCGCCTTCACCGCCTATCGCGAACGCCGCTACGAGCGGTGCCGTTACATCGTCGAACAGTCGCTGGCGATCTGCATGGGGCAGATCGGCAGGGGACCGGCGGTCGATAATCACAAGGCGACGGCAGAGATGTTCGCCGTCGTCTCTCAACCGATCTGA
- a CDS encoding cupin domain-containing protein, whose product MDFLPVRRIVTGHDASGRAIIQQDGAVPRVQRIGGEIGPIFHEVWNTQATPAPIDAASGEPPETGIILAPPKGGTRIRVLDIPPEGEAIRAMSPEEAQAHFAEVGAGSASAHHGEGSRHALMHRTETIDYGIVLEGELVLIMDEGETTVRAGDIVIQRGTNHGWSNRSDRNCRIAFILIDGAFEPDLKR is encoded by the coding sequence ATGGATTTTCTTCCCGTTCGCCGCATCGTAACCGGTCATGATGCATCAGGCCGCGCCATCATCCAGCAGGACGGCGCAGTTCCGCGCGTCCAGCGCATCGGCGGGGAGATCGGTCCGATCTTCCATGAAGTGTGGAATACGCAGGCGACGCCCGCCCCCATTGATGCCGCGTCCGGCGAGCCGCCCGAAACCGGCATCATCCTCGCCCCACCCAAGGGCGGCACCCGCATCCGGGTGCTCGATATCCCGCCGGAAGGAGAGGCCATCCGCGCCATGTCGCCCGAAGAGGCGCAGGCCCATTTCGCCGAGGTCGGCGCGGGCAGCGCGTCGGCGCATCATGGCGAAGGATCGCGCCATGCCCTGATGCACCGAACCGAAACCATCGACTATGGCATCGTGCTGGAGGGCGAGCTGGTGCTCATCATGGATGAAGGCGAAACCACCGTGCGGGCGGGCGACATCGTGATCCAGCGCGGCACCAATCATGGCTGGTCCAACCGGTCGGACCGCAACTGCCGCATCGCCTTCATCCTGATCGACGGCGCTTTCGAGCCGGACCTGAAACGCTGA
- a CDS encoding gamma-glutamyltransferase family protein yields MTERPENRVSRRELAALAMAGAVVTGLEGRAGGQTAAAPKAAIEPTRLVSAGETLRPEIVGSFGIVAAGRHYAVAAGTRILMAGGNATDAGVAAVFAAAVTEISHFGFGGEAPTIIYDAKAKKVSVVNGQGTAPALATPARFAAAGVIPGNGPNGGTIPAMVDAMALALQLNGTMTLHQVMQPAIELADGFVMYNFLAEVFVSQQKATSKWADAYAAYYPGGQPPRTGEIFRQPNLARTMRIIADADAAAFAKAKDRKAAIQAGRDAFYKGDIARRIGAAMERDGGLMRYEDLARYKGKVEAPATARIFGYDVCKGGFWSQGPAMLMALAIAEAAGIVSMEPGSADYLHIVAESIKLAFDDRNMYFGDPDFATVPAKGLLSKSYAAARAAQIASRASLDHRYGDPWAYEGKARTTPVFTPHMLKAPPRPTADTTAIEVVDRDGNLFSCTPSSGWMLGGAYIPGNTGVPMSNRMTVFDLDPDSPNVLAPGKRPRTTLSPCIVMKDGAPFLAIGTPGGDNQDQQIMNVLLRVLAFGQPLQAAIEAPRINSNHFHGSFGIKKDEPGVLEIEDRVPAQVRDDLSARGHKLDVLGPFGVSTGIVAAGVVPGTGTLRGGADVRRERYVFGW; encoded by the coding sequence ATGACCGAAAGGCCGGAAAACAGGGTTTCCCGCCGCGAGCTTGCCGCTCTAGCCATGGCTGGGGCGGTTGTAACCGGATTGGAGGGAAGAGCGGGCGGGCAAACCGCGGCGGCACCGAAAGCGGCGATAGAACCAACCAGATTGGTGAGTGCGGGAGAAACCCTCCGGCCTGAAATCGTCGGCAGTTTCGGCATTGTCGCGGCGGGCCGCCATTATGCGGTGGCTGCCGGGACGCGCATTTTGATGGCTGGCGGCAACGCCACCGACGCAGGTGTCGCCGCCGTGTTCGCCGCCGCTGTCACCGAAATTTCCCACTTCGGCTTCGGCGGAGAAGCACCGACCATCATCTATGACGCGAAGGCGAAAAAGGTCTCGGTCGTGAACGGGCAGGGGACGGCGCCCGCACTCGCGACGCCCGCCCGGTTCGCCGCGGCGGGCGTGATCCCCGGCAACGGTCCCAATGGCGGCACTATTCCGGCCATGGTCGATGCGATGGCGCTTGCTCTGCAACTTAACGGCACCATGACCCTGCATCAGGTGATGCAGCCCGCCATCGAACTGGCGGACGGTTTCGTCATGTATAATTTCCTCGCCGAAGTCTTTGTCAGCCAGCAGAAGGCGACGTCTAAATGGGCGGATGCTTATGCCGCCTATTATCCCGGCGGACAGCCGCCCCGCACCGGCGAAATCTTCCGCCAGCCCAATCTCGCCCGCACGATGCGGATCATCGCCGATGCCGATGCGGCGGCGTTCGCCAAAGCCAAGGATCGCAAGGCCGCGATCCAGGCGGGGCGCGACGCTTTCTACAAGGGCGACATCGCCCGGCGCATCGGCGCGGCGATGGAGCGGGACGGCGGCCTGATGCGATACGAGGATTTGGCGCGCTACAAGGGCAAGGTCGAAGCGCCCGCCACTGCCCGCATCTTTGGCTATGACGTCTGTAAGGGCGGTTTCTGGAGTCAGGGGCCAGCCATGCTCATGGCGCTCGCCATCGCCGAGGCGGCGGGCATCGTGTCCATGGAGCCGGGGTCGGCCGATTATCTCCACATCGTCGCGGAATCCATCAAGCTCGCCTTCGACGATCGCAACATGTATTTCGGCGATCCCGATTTCGCGACCGTTCCGGCGAAGGGGCTGCTGTCGAAAAGCTACGCCGCCGCCCGCGCGGCGCAGATCGCCAGCCGCGCCTCGCTCGACCATCGCTATGGCGACCCATGGGCCTATGAGGGCAAGGCGCGCACCACGCCCGTCTTCACACCCCATATGCTCAAGGCGCCGCCGCGCCCGACCGCCGACACGACCGCGATCGAAGTGGTGGACCGGGACGGCAATCTTTTCAGTTGCACGCCCAGTTCGGGCTGGATGCTGGGCGGCGCCTATATCCCCGGCAACACGGGTGTGCCGATGAGCAATCGCATGACCGTTTTCGATCTGGACCCCGACAGCCCCAATGTGCTCGCTCCCGGCAAGCGGCCGCGCACGACGCTCTCCCCCTGCATCGTCATGAAGGACGGCGCGCCGTTCCTCGCCATCGGCACGCCGGGCGGGGACAATCAGGATCAGCAGATCATGAACGTCCTGCTGCGCGTTCTCGCTTTCGGCCAGCCGCTTCAGGCCGCCATTGAAGCGCCGCGCATCAATTCCAACCATTTCCACGGCTCCTTCGGAATCAAGAAGGACGAACCAGGTGTGCTGGAGATCGAGGATCGCGTTCCCGCACAGGTGCGCGACGATCTGTCGGCGCGGGGGCATAAGCTCGATGTGCTGGGTCCGTTCGGCGTGTCGACCGGCATCGTCGCGGCCGGCGTCGTGCCCGGCACAGGCACCCTGCGCGGCGGCGCGGATGTCCGCCGCGAGAGATATGTCTTCGGCTGGTGA
- a CDS encoding VOC family protein — translation MSRVTEIRYVGYGLPDVEAERAFYNDQWKLVEAGSGDGMVYFAADGGAEGYVVRLRQADEKRVDVIALAADSRADVDALHGQVAASGCRIIFAPRDLDTLGGGYGFRFFSPDGLPFEVSSDVHVRVPRTLERWEGVPQKISHIVLHSPDHKALVQWFCDVLGFKVSDWLGDFMGFLRCNAAHHRIAVLPGPPCLNHVAYDMLSVDDMMVGINRLKQKGTDLRWGPGRHTAGNNTFSYFTTPAGFAVEYTSELEEVDFEAHEAKVHVPGPKVMDQWGIGVGGPQTMPHPEADSGLFTGGEV, via the coding sequence ATGAGCCGTGTCACGGAAATACGTTATGTGGGTTATGGGTTGCCGGATGTGGAGGCGGAGCGGGCTTTCTATAATGACCAGTGGAAGCTGGTGGAGGCGGGTTCTGGGGACGGGATGGTGTATTTCGCGGCCGATGGCGGAGCGGAGGGCTATGTGGTCCGGCTGCGGCAGGCGGACGAGAAGCGGGTTGATGTGATCGCGCTGGCGGCGGACAGCCGGGCCGATGTCGATGCGCTTCACGGACAGGTGGCGGCGTCGGGATGCCGCATCATCTTTGCGCCCAGGGATCTCGACACGCTGGGGGGCGGCTATGGCTTCCGCTTCTTCTCGCCCGACGGTCTGCCCTTCGAAGTGTCGAGCGACGTGCATGTCCGCGTGCCACGGACGCTGGAGCGCTGGGAAGGCGTGCCGCAGAAGATCAGCCACATCGTGCTGCATTCGCCCGACCACAAGGCGCTGGTGCAGTGGTTCTGCGACGTGCTGGGCTTTAAGGTTTCGGACTGGCTGGGCGACTTCATGGGCTTCCTGCGCTGCAACGCGGCGCATCACCGCATCGCCGTGCTGCCGGGACCGCCCTGCCTCAACCATGTCGCCTATGACATGCTCTCGGTCGACGACATGATGGTGGGCATCAACCGCCTGAAGCAGAAGGGCACCGACCTGCGCTGGGGTCCGGGGCGGCACACGGCGGGCAACAACACCTTCAGCTATTTCACCACGCCCGCAGGCTTTGCGGTCGAATATACCTCGGAACTGGAGGAAGTGGACTTCGAGGCCCATGAGGCGAAGGTCCATGTGCCCGGCCCCAAAGTGATGGACCAGTGGGGCATCGGCGTTGGCGGACCGCAAACCATGCCGCATCCGGAGGCCGACAGCGGCCTGTTCACGGGCGGGGAGGTGTAA
- a CDS encoding NAD-dependent epimerase/dehydratase family protein, translating to MRLTVTGAGGFIGRAVVRRLMAQGVPPSDLLLVDRAFSEASASPTLVGDLTDEAVLSAATAECDALLHLAALPGGAAQADPDLSRRINLDVPVRLIERMEGGRLVIAGSIAVLGGAPAGPVNDDSLRRPDSVYGTHKAMVELAFGDAVRRGAITGVLVRLPGVVARPVSAGGFGSAWMSDIFHAARTGQPLCLPVAREATSWLASVEVTAHNLVHALCADFAVAAPVTLPALHVRIGDLIDRLSQRFGYDGFTHAEDVAVRRMFGSYPPLATPLAESLGFVRDRDLPALIDAVFAHEDGVAF from the coding sequence ATGCGGCTGACGGTTACGGGTGCGGGCGGGTTCATCGGCCGGGCCGTGGTGCGCAGGCTGATGGCGCAGGGCGTGCCGCCATCCGACCTGCTGCTGGTCGACCGCGCCTTCTCCGAGGCCAGCGCTTCGCCGACGCTGGTCGGGGATCTCACGGACGAAGCGGTCCTGAGCGCGGCGACGGCGGAGTGCGACGCGCTGCTGCATCTGGCGGCGCTGCCCGGCGGTGCGGCGCAGGCGGACCCCGACCTGTCGCGCCGCATCAACCTCGACGTGCCGGTGCGCCTGATCGAGCGGATGGAAGGGGGCAGGCTGGTTATCGCAGGCTCCATCGCGGTGCTGGGTGGCGCGCCTGCCGGACCCGTCAATGACGACAGTTTGCGGCGTCCCGACAGCGTTTACGGGACGCACAAGGCGATGGTAGAATTGGCGTTCGGCGATGCCGTCCGGCGCGGCGCGATAACCGGCGTGCTGGTGCGGCTGCCCGGGGTGGTCGCGCGACCAGTCAGCGCGGGCGGATTTGGGTCGGCATGGATGAGCGACATCTTCCACGCCGCGCGCACCGGCCAACCCCTGTGCCTGCCCGTGGCACGCGAGGCGACAAGCTGGCTGGCGTCGGTCGAGGTGACGGCGCACAACCTCGTTCACGCCCTTTGCGCAGATTTCGCAGTCGCCGCTCCGGTCACACTCCCCGCCCTGCATGTGCGGATCGGCGACCTGATCGACCGGCTATCGCAGCGTTTCGGATATGATGGCTTCACGCATGCCGAAGATGTGGCGGTCCGGCGCATGTTCGGCAGCTATCCACCGCTTGCGACGCCGCTTGCCGAAAGCCTTGGCTTTGTGCGGGACAGGGATCTCCCCGCGCTGATCGACGCCGTGTTCGCGCATGAGGACGGCGTGGCCTTCTGA
- a CDS encoding alpha/beta hydrolase family protein, whose amino-acid sequence MALYEPFPNYIWNLSVAIALESGGRIGEIVDMCQPILDAAASGADAGTPMFMKAWAGMGDRLLDLAAEDEGRGRAYSASNKLERASLYLFVAERMQGHGAPGRAETYAKARAAFDRSTKLGRINRERVEIPLDTGTMPALFTRAPGEGKKPVVVFCNGLDSCKELLYWTGLPVELARRGISTLCVDQPGSGEALRLQNLPVDPHSESWASKAVDWLEQQSDVNPGAIGMTGISLGGHFAPRAVAYEPRFASGAVWGANHNWREVQDRRMAREGENPVPHYWAHVHWAFGAKDQDDFLARSEAMNLNGHMDRIKVPFLVTHGASDRQISPSYADDLYDQLINSPRREKMIFTPREGGVEHVGADNMAYGRDLLADWFAQTLGGTTG is encoded by the coding sequence GTGGCGCTCTACGAACCCTTCCCCAACTATATCTGGAACCTCTCGGTCGCGATCGCGCTGGAGAGCGGCGGGCGCATCGGCGAGATCGTCGACATGTGCCAGCCGATCCTCGACGCCGCCGCCAGCGGCGCGGACGCGGGCACGCCCATGTTCATGAAGGCATGGGCGGGCATGGGCGACAGGCTGCTGGACCTTGCCGCCGAGGATGAGGGCAGGGGCCGCGCCTACTCCGCCTCGAACAAGCTGGAGCGCGCATCGCTCTACCTCTTCGTTGCCGAACGGATGCAGGGCCATGGCGCGCCGGGCCGCGCGGAAACCTATGCGAAGGCGCGCGCTGCCTTCGACCGTTCGACGAAGCTCGGGCGGATCAATCGCGAGCGGGTCGAGATCCCGCTCGATACCGGCACCATGCCCGCGCTGTTCACCCGCGCGCCGGGCGAAGGGAAAAAGCCTGTCGTCGTCTTCTGCAACGGTCTCGATAGCTGCAAGGAACTGCTCTACTGGACGGGCCTTCCGGTCGAACTGGCGCGGCGGGGCATCTCCACCCTGTGCGTCGACCAGCCGGGCTCCGGCGAAGCGCTGCGGCTCCAGAACCTCCCCGTCGATCCGCACAGCGAAAGCTGGGCGAGCAAGGCGGTGGACTGGCTGGAGCAGCAGAGCGACGTGAACCCCGGGGCCATCGGCATGACCGGCATATCGCTCGGCGGCCATTTCGCGCCGCGCGCGGTCGCCTATGAGCCGCGCTTCGCCAGCGGCGCGGTGTGGGGCGCGAACCACAACTGGCGCGAGGTGCAGGACAGGCGCATGGCGCGCGAGGGCGAGAACCCGGTCCCGCATTACTGGGCGCATGTCCACTGGGCCTTCGGCGCAAAGGATCAGGACGACTTCCTCGCCAGGTCGGAGGCCATGAACCTCAACGGTCATATGGACCGGATCAAGGTGCCCTTCCTCGTCACCCATGGCGCCAGCGACCGGCAGATCAGCCCGTCCTACGCCGACGATCTCTACGACCAGCTCATCAACTCCCCCCGCCGCGAGAAGATGATCTTCACCCCCCGCGAAGGCGGTGTCGAACATGTCGGCGCCGACAACATGGCCTACGGCCGCGACCTCCTCGCCGACTGGTTCGCCCAAACATTGGGCGGAACCACGGGGTGA
- a CDS encoding TonB-dependent receptor domain-containing protein, whose amino-acid sequence MRVKIKARHLRILAGASLSAFAIGSAAAQTASDAAPQSEEQPAAEIVVIGSQIRGANTTGALPVSVVGEQQIEAVAAVSGADLFRSIPQLGGVTFNEQVLGGGNANAARGDVSTVSLRGLGQGNTLLLINGRRTVLHPTSQAITGVIDSGVPTFGYNANTIPVGNIARVEVLRDGAAALYGSDAVAGVVNNVLNSDYKGAKFDIQYGGAEGTNLRELAVNGLVGTDFAEGRGNISLFAGYARKSKLYLADQDYTAVADRRPFVAGTSFANVNAFNGTGTSTPWGTFRALNATPSANGVVSFLNRSIASNGTAFSNASAQWHIQPNTNSGCRIAAGTPGMCYDDGNGVTEMANIDSNLRFDSPGTFKDLTTQPSVRRINLFANAHFDLTDNITLFGEAGFYRGVTHATIGAPGSLANIPITVAANAYWNPLGPVGSANRLPGLSTAVVPAEGLPVQITALSYVDVGSRPVDVTNYQYRFLGGVRGSLGDWDFDSAALYTWATAADTQRNFSNTLLQRAINRTTPDAYNPFNGGCIDKPSIGDCTPNSQATIDSFMIDATRRTRTSLALADFKISNNDLIGLWGGNSIGVAAGIEYRRETYHDNRSTYQGGVAGVDTTYTDAVTGIFYGSDLGGASPSPDVRGKRNVKSAYAELAIPIFSPEMEVPFFRSLEFQIAGRYEDYSDVGSVAKPKIAGSWELLEGMRLRGSWSQGFRAPNLEVINTSTLDRVNTGIDYVLCEADVRAGRIANFSQCARSISVLRRSGGNPKLKPEESTSWSFGAVFSPPLGDGWGKVTFTVDRWKIQQKNVVGLLDYQNALNLDYLLRTQGSSNPNVVRRAPTQTDIDLTAGTGLAPVGELLYVVANFQNLLPVTVQGIDFGLDYYLPTAALGTFSFNVNASRLISYFVDAPAAVQQVIDAQGAGEISRSVPVQGGGDVIGRDGQPRWRISATLDWTMGPVKIGAFTQFVDDVYENAVFDATNTKWVVKGQTTVNLYAQYTFKNDGPLNGTSIQVGARNIFDKDPPLASTGYLSSVYTPQARYWYTSIKKSF is encoded by the coding sequence ATGAGGGTCAAGATCAAAGCGAGACATTTGCGAATATTAGCCGGAGCAAGCCTGAGCGCCTTCGCCATCGGAAGCGCGGCGGCCCAGACGGCCAGTGACGCAGCGCCTCAGAGCGAGGAACAGCCGGCGGCGGAAATCGTCGTCATCGGATCGCAGATCAGGGGTGCGAACACGACCGGCGCCCTGCCCGTCAGCGTCGTGGGCGAACAACAGATCGAAGCCGTGGCGGCGGTATCCGGCGCAGACCTGTTCCGGTCCATCCCGCAACTGGGCGGCGTCACCTTCAATGAACAGGTTCTGGGCGGCGGCAACGCCAACGCGGCACGCGGCGACGTATCCACCGTGTCGCTGCGCGGCCTGGGCCAGGGCAATACGCTGCTGCTCATCAACGGTCGCCGGACCGTGCTGCACCCGACATCGCAGGCGATCACGGGCGTGATCGATTCCGGCGTTCCCACATTCGGCTACAACGCCAACACCATCCCGGTCGGCAACATCGCCCGCGTCGAAGTCCTGCGCGATGGCGCAGCGGCGCTCTATGGATCGGATGCGGTGGCGGGTGTCGTCAACAACGTGCTCAATTCCGATTACAAAGGCGCCAAGTTCGATATTCAATATGGCGGCGCGGAAGGAACCAACCTGCGTGAGCTGGCCGTGAACGGCCTTGTCGGAACGGACTTTGCGGAAGGCCGCGGCAACATCTCGCTGTTCGCCGGCTATGCGCGTAAGTCGAAGCTCTATCTGGCCGATCAGGATTATACCGCCGTTGCGGACCGCCGTCCGTTCGTGGCGGGCACAAGCTTTGCGAACGTCAACGCCTTCAATGGCACCGGCACGTCGACACCATGGGGCACATTCCGCGCCCTCAACGCCACACCGAGCGCGAACGGCGTCGTGAGCTTCCTCAACCGGAGCATCGCCAGCAACGGGACCGCGTTCAGCAACGCATCGGCCCAGTGGCATATCCAGCCCAACACCAACAGCGGCTGCCGCATCGCGGCGGGGACGCCGGGCATGTGCTATGACGATGGCAATGGCGTCACTGAAATGGCGAATATCGACTCCAACCTGCGTTTCGATTCGCCGGGCACGTTCAAGGATCTGACCACCCAGCCGTCCGTGCGGCGCATCAATCTGTTCGCCAATGCGCATTTCGACCTGACGGATAATATCACCCTGTTCGGCGAGGCGGGATTCTATCGCGGCGTCACCCATGCCACCATCGGCGCGCCGGGATCGCTGGCGAACATCCCGATCACGGTGGCGGCCAATGCCTACTGGAACCCGCTGGGACCGGTCGGTTCCGCCAACCGCCTGCCGGGCCTGTCCACCGCCGTCGTTCCGGCGGAGGGGCTGCCGGTGCAGATCACCGCGCTCAGCTATGTCGATGTGGGATCGCGGCCGGTCGATGTGACCAACTACCAATATCGGTTCCTGGGCGGCGTGCGCGGCAGCCTTGGCGACTGGGATTTCGACAGCGCCGCGCTCTACACCTGGGCAACCGCGGCGGATACGCAGAGGAATTTTTCCAACACATTGCTGCAACGGGCGATCAACCGCACGACGCCCGACGCCTATAACCCCTTCAATGGCGGCTGCATCGACAAGCCTTCAATCGGCGATTGCACCCCCAATTCGCAGGCGACCATCGACAGCTTCATGATCGACGCGACCCGCCGCACACGCACCAGCCTTGCGCTCGCCGACTTCAAGATTTCGAACAACGATCTGATCGGATTGTGGGGCGGTAACAGCATCGGCGTCGCTGCGGGCATCGAATATCGCCGCGAAACCTATCACGACAATCGTTCCACCTATCAGGGCGGCGTCGCGGGCGTCGATACAACCTATACCGACGCGGTAACGGGCATCTTCTACGGGTCCGACCTTGGCGGCGCCAGCCCCTCGCCCGACGTGCGCGGCAAGCGGAACGTCAAGTCGGCCTATGCCGAACTCGCAATCCCGATCTTCAGCCCGGAAATGGAAGTGCCCTTCTTCCGCTCGCTCGAATTCCAGATCGCGGGCCGATACGAAGATTATAGCGACGTAGGATCGGTCGCGAAGCCCAAGATCGCGGGATCGTGGGAATTGCTGGAGGGCATGCGGCTGCGCGGGTCATGGTCGCAGGGTTTCCGCGCGCCGAACCTGGAAGTCATCAACACATCCACGCTCGACCGCGTGAACACGGGCATCGACTATGTGCTGTGCGAAGCGGACGTGCGCGCCGGGCGGATCGCCAACTTCTCACAATGCGCGCGCAGCATTTCCGTCCTGCGGCGTAGCGGCGGCAACCCGAAGCTGAAGCCGGAGGAATCGACGAGCTGGAGCTTCGGCGCGGTCTTCTCGCCGCCACTGGGCGATGGGTGGGGCAAGGTCACTTTCACGGTCGACCGGTGGAAGATCCAGCAGAAGAATGTGGTTGGCCTGCTCGACTATCAGAATGCGCTGAACCTCGACTATCTGCTGCGCACGCAGGGCAGCAGCAATCCCAATGTGGTCCGCCGTGCCCCAACCCAAACTGACATTGATCTGACCGCCGGAACCGGGCTGGCGCCCGTGGGCGAGTTGCTCTACGTCGTGGCCAATTTCCAGAATTTGCTGCCGGTCACGGTACAGGGCATTGATTTCGGCCTCGATTATTATCTGCCAACGGCAGCGCTCGGCACCTTCTCGTTCAACGTCAACGCATCGCGCCTCATCAGCTACTTCGTCGATGCGCCCGCCGCCGTGCAGCAGGTGATCGACGCGCAGGGTGCGGGTGAGATCAGTCGATCCGTGCCCGTGCAGGGCGGCGGCGACGTGATCGGGCGCGATGGCCAGCCGCGCTGGCGCATTTCCGCTACGCTCGACTGGACGATGGGGCCGGTCAAGATCGGCGCTTTCACCCAATTTGTCGACGATGTGTATGAAAATGCGGTGTTCGACGCGACCAACACGAAGTGGGTGGTGAAGGGGCAGACCACCGTCAATCTCTACGCACAATATACGTTCAAGAATGACGGACCGCTCAACGGTACGTCAATTCAGGTCGGAGCGCGCAACATCTTCGATAAGGACCCGCCGCTCGCTTCCACCGGCTATCTGTCGAGCGTCTACACGCCTCAGGCGCGCTACTGGTATACGAGCATCAAGAAGAGCTTCTAG